One genomic region from Glaciimonas sp. PAMC28666 encodes:
- a CDS encoding HlyD family secretion protein, with protein MAKEVTELSAKNKTEVAPERKKSRLIIIGAVVVLGLGAVFYGHHWYTTGRFMEDTDDAYVGGDVTVISPKVAGNITEIVVGDNQLVHAGDVLVRIDNRDYLVALSRAKAAVASEEAELANMDAIRYLQESVIDQAKAGISATDAETNRARDDQSRYQNLSSKAAVSVQSFQKADADYKQALAGSQKAHANLNAAQRQIDVIATQKQKIQAALAQAVALRDLAELNVSYTELRAPIDGVIGNRRARLGAYATVGGQLLAIVPAQGLWVDANFKENQLAHIHPGSVVTITADVLPDEIFRGHVASLAPATGAQFSILPAENATGNFTKIVQRVPVRVILEGEGGKLGKLRPGLSVNAQVDDRPASRAKS; from the coding sequence ATGGCGAAAGAAGTCACCGAACTCAGTGCAAAAAATAAAACTGAGGTAGCACCAGAACGAAAAAAAAGCCGACTAATCATCATTGGTGCGGTGGTTGTTTTAGGGTTGGGCGCAGTTTTTTACGGTCATCACTGGTATACGACCGGGCGCTTTATGGAGGACACAGACGACGCCTATGTCGGCGGTGACGTGACGGTCATCAGCCCGAAGGTGGCAGGTAATATTACGGAAATAGTTGTTGGCGATAATCAATTGGTACATGCTGGCGATGTGCTGGTCAGAATTGACAATCGCGACTACCTGGTTGCGTTGTCGCGCGCGAAAGCGGCGGTGGCTTCGGAAGAGGCTGAATTAGCCAACATGGATGCAATCCGCTATTTGCAAGAATCGGTGATCGATCAGGCCAAAGCCGGCATCTCCGCCACCGACGCTGAAACTAACCGTGCGCGTGACGACCAGAGTCGCTATCAAAATCTGTCTTCCAAGGCCGCGGTATCGGTTCAAAGCTTCCAAAAAGCGGATGCCGATTATAAGCAAGCGCTCGCAGGTAGTCAGAAAGCGCATGCTAATCTCAACGCTGCGCAACGACAGATCGATGTGATTGCGACGCAAAAGCAAAAAATTCAGGCAGCGTTGGCGCAGGCGGTCGCGTTACGCGATTTGGCTGAGTTAAATGTGAGTTATACCGAATTGCGCGCGCCGATTGACGGCGTCATTGGCAATCGCCGGGCGCGGCTTGGCGCCTATGCGACCGTCGGGGGGCAACTGTTAGCTATCGTTCCCGCACAGGGTTTATGGGTCGATGCCAACTTTAAAGAAAACCAGTTGGCGCATATACATCCAGGGTCGGTTGTCACGATAACAGCCGACGTTCTGCCTGATGAAATATTTCGTGGTCATGTGGCGAGTCTGGCACCGGCTACCGGCGCGCAGTTCAGTATTCTCCCTGCTGAGAACGCCACTGGCAACTTTACCAAAATCGTGCAGCGTGTTCCGGTGCGCGTGATTCTTGAAGGCGAAGGCGGCAAACTGGGCAAGTTGCGGCCCGGCCTGTCCGTCAATGCGCAAGTTGATGATCGGCCCGCCAGCCGAGCCAAATCTTGA
- a CDS encoding ketopantoate reductase family protein codes for MRFLIVGAGALGGYFGGRLLEAGQDVTFLLRPRRAAQLEKTGLIIKSTLGDVALPPPPYVLAEDLVKRSGVPFDVIIVGCKAYDLGQTMESFAAAVGPDTVILPLLNGMRHLDQLSQRFGQKHVLGGQCLISAALNPDGIVMHLNDTHGLSFGELNGSNTDRIDALKAAFADARFDGKASAIILQEMWEKWVFIASAASITCLMRATVGDIVSAGASDIVLSIFEEGSAIALQNGFALRPAVAERGRSILTAIGSPLTASMFKDIARGAPIEADHIIGDLLGRSAVKNNGLSLLRVAYAHLKIYEVKRARGAAEAVSLLSV; via the coding sequence ATGCGTTTTTTGATTGTAGGTGCCGGTGCACTTGGTGGATATTTCGGCGGACGGCTGCTGGAAGCCGGGCAGGATGTGACATTTTTGCTGCGACCACGCCGCGCCGCCCAACTTGAAAAAACTGGTTTAATCATTAAAAGTACTTTAGGTGATGTGGCGTTGCCTCCGCCGCCATACGTGCTGGCAGAAGATCTGGTAAAAAGATCTGGCGTGCCTTTCGACGTAATCATTGTAGGCTGCAAGGCCTACGATCTGGGGCAGACGATGGAATCATTCGCCGCGGCGGTAGGGCCGGACACGGTCATACTGCCGTTGCTCAATGGCATGCGTCACCTTGACCAATTGTCTCAGCGATTCGGGCAAAAACATGTGTTGGGCGGGCAATGTTTGATTTCCGCTGCGCTTAATCCGGATGGTATCGTGATGCATTTGAACGACACGCACGGGTTGTCGTTCGGTGAACTGAATGGGTCAAATACGGACCGGATCGATGCGTTGAAAGCGGCCTTCGCCGACGCTCGGTTCGATGGCAAGGCCAGTGCGATTATTTTGCAGGAAATGTGGGAGAAATGGGTCTTCATTGCCTCAGCGGCCAGCATCACCTGCCTGATGCGTGCAACGGTGGGCGATATTGTCAGTGCCGGCGCGTCTGACATAGTCTTGTCAATCTTTGAGGAGGGTAGTGCCATCGCACTTCAAAATGGGTTTGCTTTGCGTCCAGCAGTTGCTGAACGTGGCCGATCAATTCTGACGGCTATCGGCTCGCCACTGACCGCTTCAATGTTCAAGGACATCGCGCGCGGCGCACCAATCGAAGCTGATCATATTATTGGCGATCTTCTTGGACGGAGCGCCGTAAAAAATAATGGCCTTTCGCTCCTTCGCGTGGCCTATGCCCATTTGAAAATCTACGAGGTAAAACGGGCAAGGGGAGCCGCTGAAGCGGTGTCCTTGTTAAGCGTATAA
- a CDS encoding efflux transporter outer membrane subunit codes for MNTRTETQRKRLSPNQSAPVPLPHLRFPFLSAAVLALSGLIAGCAIGPDYQKPNDSNLSALHNANMLNARQSAGPMPALETWWEGFEDPALTLIIQRVMRQNLDLAASIARVAQARAIATAAGAERLPQADATTNATRAKQSLNSPLGKIASTFPGYERTQTYVDLGAGASWELDLFGGLKRGSEAANAEEEAAEADHSGFRLSVVAEAADAYFRLRGAQTRIKLAENQVKTDGRLLQLVGIRLQEGLSNNREQAQAQARLSEARATIPPLRSELEKQLNRLDVLMGEQPGTPANQSAVELVKSVDNSVIPAIAVAENPTTLLRRRPDVIAAERRLAASNARIGVAMAEYYPKVSLSGLLGFGSLGAAGALTSGSFQPAIGLGLRWRLFDFGRIDAEIARAKGANNEALIAYRLSMLRATEDVENAIMTLVQCEAQSHELAREVDAHQRARDASEQAYKGGAISLTEVLEEDRLLLTGRDQLAQAHADNARAAVATFRALGGGW; via the coding sequence ATGAACACACGCACCGAGACACAACGCAAGCGCCTCTCTCCAAACCAATCAGCGCCTGTCCCACTTCCCCATCTCAGATTCCCATTTTTGAGCGCCGCAGTGCTAGCGTTGAGCGGATTAATAGCGGGATGTGCTATCGGCCCCGACTATCAAAAACCCAATGATTCCAACCTTTCCGCGTTGCACAACGCCAACATGCTCAATGCACGGCAGAGCGCTGGCCCGATGCCTGCACTGGAGACCTGGTGGGAAGGATTTGAAGATCCAGCATTGACGCTTATCATCCAGCGCGTCATGCGGCAGAATCTGGATTTAGCCGCTTCCATTGCCCGAGTCGCCCAGGCGCGCGCCATTGCCACGGCGGCCGGCGCTGAACGCCTTCCACAAGCGGATGCCACCACTAACGCGACCCGGGCCAAGCAGTCTCTGAATAGCCCTCTTGGGAAAATCGCCAGCACCTTTCCGGGATATGAGCGTACCCAGACTTATGTTGATCTGGGTGCGGGTGCCAGTTGGGAGCTTGATCTCTTTGGCGGCTTGAAGCGCGGTAGTGAGGCAGCGAATGCGGAAGAAGAGGCGGCTGAGGCCGATCATTCAGGTTTTCGCCTTTCGGTCGTCGCGGAAGCAGCGGACGCATATTTTCGCCTTCGGGGCGCACAAACACGCATCAAGCTCGCAGAAAATCAGGTCAAAACCGATGGTCGCTTACTACAACTGGTGGGCATTCGCTTGCAGGAAGGCTTGTCCAATAATCGCGAACAGGCGCAGGCGCAAGCCCGATTGTCTGAAGCGCGCGCAACCATTCCACCGTTGCGTTCCGAATTGGAGAAACAGTTAAATCGCCTGGACGTTTTGATGGGTGAACAGCCCGGGACGCCGGCAAATCAAAGTGCTGTTGAATTGGTGAAATCGGTAGACAACTCAGTCATCCCTGCCATCGCCGTGGCAGAAAACCCGACCACGTTGTTGCGGCGTCGTCCTGACGTGATTGCTGCAGAGCGGCGCCTGGCTGCATCCAATGCCAGAATTGGGGTCGCCATGGCGGAATATTATCCCAAAGTATCTCTCTCCGGTTTGCTGGGATTTGGCAGTTTAGGTGCGGCTGGCGCGCTCACCTCGGGCAGCTTTCAGCCAGCGATTGGATTAGGTTTGCGCTGGAGATTGTTCGATTTTGGTCGCATTGACGCAGAGATCGCCCGCGCTAAAGGTGCTAACAACGAAGCATTAATAGCCTATCGCCTGTCCATGTTACGGGCTACAGAAGATGTCGAAAACGCAATCATGACACTCGTTCAATGCGAAGCACAAAGTCATGAGCTGGCGCGCGAGGTGGATGCACATCAGCGCGCACGCGATGCGTCAGAGCAAGCCTACAAGGGTGGCGCAATCAGCCTGACCGAGGTGCTGGAGGAAGATCGTCTGTTATTAACTGGCCGCGATCAGCTGGCGCAGGCGCATGCGGATAACGCACGCGCAGCAGTTGCCACGTTTAGAGCGCTGGGCGGAGGATGGTGA
- a CDS encoding gamma-glutamylcyclotransferase, whose translation MPADTTAINKLMDRFNDHSSVWLFGYGSLIFKVGFPFVERRPAYIMNWSRRFWQGSYDHRGTLDAPGRVVTLIPQAGAACEGIAYLITPDILEQIDFREKNGYLRLCTEIAFEDGTVAEGLVYIATEENTAFLGPATELDIARQIAASVGPSGPNKDYLTGLAEALRELGKEDQHVFEIERHLMSMQDKVELVI comes from the coding sequence ATGCCTGCTGATACAACGGCAATTAATAAGTTGATGGACAGGTTTAATGATCACTCTAGCGTATGGTTGTTCGGATACGGATCATTGATATTCAAAGTTGGTTTTCCGTTTGTAGAGCGGAGACCAGCATATATTATGAATTGGAGCCGGCGTTTCTGGCAAGGATCTTACGATCATCGCGGCACGCTTGATGCGCCGGGCAGGGTGGTTACCCTCATACCACAAGCCGGTGCGGCCTGCGAGGGGATCGCTTATCTGATTACACCGGATATTCTGGAGCAAATTGATTTTCGCGAAAAAAACGGCTATCTGCGCCTTTGTACAGAAATAGCGTTTGAGGATGGGACTGTGGCTGAAGGGCTGGTCTATATTGCGACAGAAGAAAATACGGCGTTTCTTGGCCCCGCGACCGAACTTGATATTGCCCGGCAAATCGCGGCATCTGTCGGGCCTAGCGGGCCTAATAAAGATTATCTGACGGGTCTGGCTGAAGCACTGCGCGAGCTAGGTAAAGAAGATCAGCACGTGTTTGAGATTGAACGACATTTGATGTCCATGCAGGATAAAGTTGAATTGGTAATTTAA
- a CDS encoding helix-turn-helix domain-containing protein yields MHRKSFSNMSCPIARSLERVGEWWSILILRDAFYGMTRFDEFQKSLDIAPNILTRRLTALVAEGLMERRQYLEKPPRYEYLLTASGTAFKPVMIALLAWGNDHFTPDGVSVVLTDLHTGAIVEPVLIDANSGKPIVGDNYVLGAGPAASEGIRNRMAYAAKKCSAPDMMPDFPSELME; encoded by the coding sequence ATGCATCGTAAAAGCTTTAGCAATATGAGTTGTCCCATCGCCCGCAGTCTGGAGCGGGTGGGTGAATGGTGGAGCATCCTTATTCTGCGCGATGCTTTTTACGGGATGACGCGTTTTGACGAGTTTCAAAAGAGTTTAGACATCGCGCCGAACATTCTCACCAGACGGCTGACGGCTTTGGTCGCCGAGGGTCTGATGGAACGCCGTCAGTATCTGGAAAAGCCACCGCGTTACGAATACCTGCTCACCGCCAGCGGCACGGCCTTTAAACCGGTGATGATTGCGCTATTAGCGTGGGGAAATGATCATTTCACACCCGACGGCGTCAGCGTAGTGTTGACCGATCTCCACACCGGCGCGATCGTTGAGCCGGTTTTGATCGATGCCAACAGCGGTAAACCGATTGTTGGCGACAACTACGTGCTAGGTGCCGGGCCAGCCGCGAGCGAGGGCATTCGCAATCGTATGGCTTACGCGGCAAAAAAATGTTCCGCACCCGATATGATGCCGGACTTTCCATCGGAATTGATGGAATAA
- a CDS encoding HU family DNA-binding protein, translated as MNKNELIEGIAADCELSKAAAKRAVDSLIANVIKAVKKGDSVQLIGFGTFGSGKRAARVGRNPRTGEAIKIKAATTVKFTAGKAFKDAVNGAKKKK; from the coding sequence ATGAATAAAAATGAATTGATTGAAGGTATTGCTGCAGATTGTGAACTGTCAAAAGCAGCCGCTAAACGTGCTGTCGACTCTTTGATTGCAAATGTCATCAAAGCAGTTAAGAAGGGCGATTCCGTCCAATTGATCGGATTTGGTACTTTCGGTAGCGGTAAACGCGCCGCTCGGGTTGGACGTAATCCACGTACTGGCGAAGCAATCAAAATTAAAGCAGCAACAACGGTCAAATTCACCGCCGGCAAAGCATTTAAAGATGCTGTAAATGGCGCAAAAAAGAAGAAGTAA
- a CDS encoding DHA2 family efflux MFS transporter permease subunit has translation MCVGMFIALLDIQIVSASLADIGGGLSAGADETAWVQTSYLIAEIIVIPLSGWLSRVMSTRWLFCVSAVGFTIASLLCGMAWDINSMIFFRALQGFLGGSMIPLVFTSVFLYFTGHQRIIAAATIGALSSLAPTLGPTIGGWITSNYSWHWLFFINLVPGIFVAVAVPKLVHIDHPNVSLLRGADYFGMTMMAIALGCLEYTLEEGPRLGWLGDDVIRTTAWIAGLAGVGFIWRSLTFANPVVELRALKDRNFALGCFFSFVTGIGIFSTIYLTPVFLARVRGFSALDIGLAIFSTGVFQVCAIPFYTYLARRVDLRWLLMIGLSGFALSMWNFMPITHDWGWREFLLPQAFRGFSQQFAVAPTVTLTLGALAPERLKQASGLFNLMRNLGGAIGIAVCGTILNDRTNLHFLRLADHLNAGNVAMTDMLQSAGGNLSAWGLNATDAQLGALKQLWRLTMREAQTQTFADAFFVVMLCFVVATALVPFMKKVAAPKAPSVDAH, from the coding sequence ATGTGCGTTGGGATGTTTATCGCGTTGCTGGATATCCAGATCGTCTCCGCATCGCTGGCTGATATTGGTGGCGGCTTGTCTGCCGGAGCCGACGAAACCGCATGGGTTCAGACCAGTTACCTGATTGCTGAAATTATCGTCATTCCGCTGTCGGGATGGTTATCACGCGTGATGTCAACGCGTTGGTTATTTTGTGTCTCTGCGGTGGGCTTCACGATTGCCAGTTTATTGTGCGGCATGGCCTGGGATATCAACAGCATGATTTTCTTCCGGGCGCTCCAGGGATTTCTCGGTGGTTCGATGATTCCGTTGGTGTTCACCTCGGTCTTCCTCTATTTTACCGGCCACCAACGCATCATCGCCGCCGCAACTATCGGCGCATTATCATCGCTGGCCCCTACACTGGGGCCGACAATTGGCGGCTGGATTACCAGTAACTATTCGTGGCACTGGTTATTCTTTATCAATCTGGTGCCGGGAATTTTTGTTGCCGTGGCGGTCCCGAAGCTGGTACATATCGATCATCCCAATGTGTCGCTGCTGCGGGGTGCGGATTATTTCGGCATGACCATGATGGCGATTGCGCTTGGGTGTCTGGAATATACCCTCGAAGAGGGGCCTCGCTTAGGGTGGTTGGGCGACGATGTCATTCGCACCACAGCCTGGATAGCAGGGCTGGCGGGTGTTGGCTTTATCTGGCGGAGCCTCACATTTGCGAATCCCGTGGTCGAGCTGCGCGCGCTGAAAGATCGTAATTTTGCGTTGGGTTGTTTTTTTTCTTTTGTCACCGGCATCGGCATTTTTTCTACTATTTATCTAACGCCAGTGTTTTTAGCCCGGGTCCGCGGATTCAGCGCGTTGGATATTGGTCTGGCGATTTTTTCTACCGGCGTGTTTCAGGTATGCGCTATTCCTTTTTATACTTATCTTGCCAGGCGCGTCGATTTACGCTGGTTGCTGATGATTGGTCTCTCGGGTTTTGCGCTGAGCATGTGGAATTTTATGCCGATCACGCACGACTGGGGCTGGCGCGAATTCTTGTTGCCGCAAGCGTTTCGGGGTTTTTCACAGCAATTTGCCGTCGCGCCCACGGTGACGCTGACGCTCGGCGCGCTAGCCCCTGAGAGACTAAAGCAAGCTTCGGGGCTGTTTAATCTGATGCGCAACCTGGGTGGGGCGATTGGTATCGCAGTGTGTGGCACGATTCTCAATGATCGGACCAATCTGCATTTTTTGCGACTGGCTGACCACTTAAATGCTGGTAACGTGGCGATGACCGACATGCTGCAATCGGCGGGCGGCAACCTCAGCGCGTGGGGACTGAACGCCACCGACGCACAACTCGGCGCGCTGAAACAGTTATGGCGTCTGACCATGCGTGAAGCGCAAACGCAGACGTTTGCCGATGCCTTTTTTGTCGTAATGCTGTGTTTTGTGGTCGCCACTGCTTTGGTCCCATTTATGAAAAAAGTAGCCGCACCTAAAGCACCTTCTGTTGACGCCCATTGA
- a CDS encoding DUF2863 family protein, which yields MPKNKRPASRKSAPTDEEIQDNLVQQLCDLSIGLAEQEIGTVSENGALDGTGVLRDTLKDQEREVHKIIKKSLHQKKDDVLYESLDRLKHADLAVYQLLKERIEEAAEVVLIRRDEGITVEINAFLIPMFVRTVGGLDSAQSFQHQDAFDLLTKSVQKAGLESQNARVVLVSYAYHLDEIDSITFSHINAMVRDAFASMTDKKVPATPAIDSSFGGWPESDFGADDVAVELRFLLGFALKTADDPFYHVPEDDAAIDAYFEAREKRFQNWTEQAAPLIKQCLVTDGRAVDVNFLYQDLFHGGKERGIAEYFMLQMMSELNHALEQQGIPAESTTAIIGPAEVRGDVVLRVNLYNDVDGALIASSEKPSAVTRELGTEIDDTYDALMTIGVKSLSIAMKFDVYGQAIDVQAFEESIAEGETEADINGKKKPT from the coding sequence ATGCCAAAAAACAAGCGACCAGCATCAAGAAAATCCGCCCCTACCGACGAGGAAATTCAGGATAATCTGGTTCAGCAACTGTGCGACCTTTCCATCGGACTGGCCGAGCAGGAAATCGGTACCGTTAGCGAAAACGGCGCACTGGATGGAACCGGAGTCCTGAGGGATACATTAAAAGATCAAGAACGAGAAGTCCACAAGATCATCAAAAAAAGTCTACATCAAAAAAAAGACGACGTCTTGTACGAATCGCTGGATCGTTTGAAGCATGCGGATCTGGCTGTCTATCAATTGCTTAAAGAGCGCATTGAAGAAGCGGCCGAAGTCGTCCTGATCCGCCGCGACGAGGGTATTACGGTTGAAATCAATGCATTTTTAATTCCGATGTTTGTGCGGACCGTGGGTGGCCTGGACAGCGCGCAGTCGTTTCAACATCAGGATGCATTCGATCTGCTGACCAAAAGCGTACAGAAAGCCGGATTGGAAAGCCAGAACGCCAGAGTCGTTCTGGTGAGCTATGCCTACCATTTGGATGAAATCGACAGTATCACCTTTAGCCACATCAATGCGATGGTGCGCGATGCATTTGCCTCTATGACCGATAAAAAAGTACCCGCGACACCGGCCATTGACAGCAGTTTTGGCGGTTGGCCTGAAAGCGATTTCGGGGCGGACGATGTGGCGGTAGAACTCCGCTTTTTGCTTGGATTCGCTTTAAAAACGGCTGACGACCCGTTTTATCACGTACCGGAAGATGATGCGGCTATTGACGCCTATTTCGAGGCCCGTGAAAAGCGCTTTCAGAACTGGACCGAGCAAGCTGCGCCATTAATCAAACAATGTCTGGTGACCGATGGTCGCGCAGTTGATGTTAATTTTCTTTATCAAGATTTATTCCACGGGGGGAAAGAACGCGGCATCGCGGAATACTTCATGCTGCAGATGATGTCGGAATTAAATCACGCTTTGGAGCAACAGGGTATACCCGCAGAAAGCACCACCGCCATCATTGGACCGGCAGAAGTCCGTGGTGACGTGGTTTTACGGGTAAATTTATATAACGACGTGGATGGCGCCTTGATTGCCTCTTCCGAAAAACCTTCCGCAGTCACACGTGAACTCGGCACTGAGATTGATGACACCTACGACGCACTGATGACCATTGGCGTCAAGTCGCTATCAATAGCCATGAAGTTTGATGTTTATGGACAGGCAATCGACGTGCAGGCCTTTGAAGAATCCATAGCAGAAGGCGAAACCGAAGCCGATATCAATGGAAAAAAGAAGCCTACCTAG
- a CDS encoding EamA family transporter: protein MSSLQGGAALAKSLFSDIGAEGVTALRIGFSAIFLCAIFRPWRTPLKQIVWLPIVLYGTALGCMNLAFYMALKTIPLGPAVAIEFSGPLAVAIFYSRRAADLIWLGLAVFGLFLLLPIGQLSGGLDTTGILFALFAGACWAVYIIAGKRAGDANGRVSVPLGALVATMFIFPIGWVHAGSELFSLSILPTALLVALFSSTLPYSLEMIALTRLPSKTFSTLMSLEPALGAISGYLFLKEGLTTSQGVAVLCIIVSSMGITGAIGRARK from the coding sequence ATGTCATCACTGCAGGGCGGCGCGGCTTTGGCTAAAAGTCTGTTCTCAGATATTGGAGCTGAGGGGGTTACCGCCCTGCGGATCGGATTCTCAGCGATCTTTTTATGTGCGATCTTTCGTCCCTGGCGGACGCCTTTAAAGCAGATTGTCTGGCTTCCCATTGTTCTTTACGGGACTGCATTAGGTTGCATGAATCTGGCGTTTTACATGGCGTTGAAAACAATCCCGTTGGGGCCAGCAGTCGCCATCGAATTTAGCGGGCCTCTGGCCGTCGCGATATTTTATTCCCGGCGCGCGGCTGATCTGATCTGGCTTGGGCTGGCGGTATTTGGATTGTTCTTGTTGTTGCCGATCGGTCAACTATCGGGCGGGTTAGATACGACCGGTATTTTATTTGCGTTATTCGCTGGCGCTTGTTGGGCTGTCTACATCATTGCCGGTAAAAGGGCGGGCGATGCGAACGGCCGCGTGAGCGTTCCGCTGGGTGCGTTGGTGGCGACCATGTTTATCTTTCCCATCGGCTGGGTCCACGCCGGAAGTGAATTGTTCTCGTTGTCGATTTTGCCGACTGCGCTGTTAGTCGCACTTTTCTCCTCGACGCTGCCGTACAGCCTGGAAATGATCGCATTAACCCGATTACCCTCTAAAACGTTTAGTACGTTAATGAGTCTTGAACCAGCGTTGGGTGCGATTTCCGGTTATCTGTTTTTAAAAGAAGGATTGACGACATCGCAGGGAGTTGCGGTGTTATGTATTATCGTCAGCTCAATGGGTATCACGGGAGCGATAGGCCGAGCGCGAAAGTGA
- a CDS encoding 1-aminocyclopropane-1-carboxylate deaminase/D-cysteine desulfhydrase: protein MQFSVPPSPLQQLPPSALLAHPVWIKRDDLIHPEVSGNKFRKLKYPLLALQERNLSVRLHTMGGPWSNHLHALAHAGARAGWPTRGLVRGAQGMSTATLDDCRRLGMEIQFVSREAYRALRDDPEEWRRTILASDTSDVWFPEGGSTPDALRGVAELVDELPFIPEIMMVACGTGATMAGLLAGLRGRGRVIGIAVLKNADYLHKEIASLLQQAGYPTYTNYQLITDAHHGGYAKVPPELRQFCRDFTQEIGIPIEPIYTGKLFFALKKMADAHAFRDDERIIAIHTGGMQGARGYVD from the coding sequence ATGCAATTTTCTGTTCCGCCATCGCCCCTTCAGCAGCTACCGCCATCAGCACTCCTGGCGCACCCGGTATGGATCAAACGTGATGACTTGATTCATCCGGAGGTCTCGGGAAATAAATTTCGCAAGCTTAAATATCCACTGTTAGCGCTTCAGGAGCGCAATCTCAGCGTAAGGCTGCACACGATGGGCGGCCCCTGGTCTAATCATCTGCATGCATTAGCGCATGCCGGTGCACGCGCGGGATGGCCGACGCGAGGGCTGGTGCGTGGAGCGCAAGGGATGAGTACGGCCACGCTGGACGACTGCCGCAGGCTTGGTATGGAGATTCAATTTGTGTCGCGTGAAGCTTATCGTGCGTTGCGGGACGATCCGGAGGAATGGCGGCGGACTATCCTCGCCTCCGATACCAGCGACGTCTGGTTCCCCGAAGGCGGCAGTACGCCTGACGCTTTGCGGGGTGTAGCAGAGTTGGTGGACGAGCTTCCCTTTATTCCGGAGATCATGATGGTGGCATGCGGGACTGGTGCCACCATGGCCGGACTATTGGCAGGTTTGCGAGGTCGAGGGCGCGTTATCGGGATCGCTGTGCTCAAAAATGCCGATTACCTTCACAAAGAAATCGCATCACTGTTACAGCAAGCTGGTTATCCAACTTATACAAATTACCAGCTGATTACCGATGCCCATCATGGTGGTTACGCAAAGGTCCCACCCGAACTACGCCAGTTCTGCCGTGACTTTACACAAGAGATCGGCATTCCGATTGAGCCGATATACACTGGGAAACTCTTTTTCGCGTTGAAAAAAATGGCCGATGCCCATGCGTTCCGCGACGACGAACGCATCATTGCTATTCATACTGGCGGCATGCAGGGAGCACGCGGATATGTAGATTGA